One Novosphingobium sp. G106 DNA segment encodes these proteins:
- a CDS encoding TonB-dependent receptor plug domain-containing protein, producing the protein MSITASSAEQLKDLGVTSTDDLGKLVPGFTFLQGNYGLPVYFIRGIGFSDTTLGVSPAVTVYVDQTPLPFSPMSRGATLDLERVEVLKGPQGTLFGQNSTGGAINYIAAKPTDHLVAGFDLSGGRFDAVDVEGFISGPITETLKVRVAVRREYRGDWQKDYVNGNMIGKKKFLNGRAIIDWEPSQAVKLSFSATGWRDKSDVQQEQFQLFRGQNPSDPNPRPLPFPISTYPKAPDNAHAASWDPGFDFSKNDSFYQFAMRGDVDLSDRIQLTNIASYARFETHIPLDLDGTIYPAARNSTDGTIKSFSEELRLAGSFGSGLRWMIGGELPEG; encoded by the coding sequence ATGTCGATCACCGCAAGTTCAGCTGAGCAGCTTAAGGATCTGGGCGTGACCAGCACCGATGATCTCGGCAAGCTCGTTCCCGGATTTACGTTCTTGCAGGGCAATTATGGCCTCCCGGTCTATTTTATCCGTGGTATCGGTTTCAGCGACACGACGCTCGGCGTGAGCCCGGCAGTTACAGTCTATGTAGATCAGACGCCTCTGCCCTTCTCCCCAATGTCGCGAGGCGCGACGCTCGATCTTGAGCGCGTCGAAGTGCTCAAGGGCCCACAAGGTACGCTGTTTGGACAGAATTCAACCGGCGGCGCAATCAACTATATTGCCGCCAAGCCTACTGATCATTTGGTCGCCGGATTCGATCTATCGGGTGGCCGGTTTGACGCGGTGGATGTCGAAGGCTTCATCAGCGGGCCGATAACCGAAACCTTGAAAGTGCGCGTCGCCGTTCGCCGTGAATATCGCGGCGACTGGCAAAAGGACTACGTAAACGGCAACATGATCGGGAAAAAGAAATTCCTGAATGGGCGTGCGATTATCGACTGGGAACCCAGCCAGGCTGTTAAACTGTCCTTCTCTGCTACAGGCTGGCGGGACAAGTCGGATGTGCAGCAGGAGCAATTCCAGCTTTTCCGCGGGCAAAATCCGTCGGATCCCAATCCCAGGCCTCTCCCGTTCCCGATCTCTACCTACCCAAAGGCACCAGATAATGCGCATGCGGCGTCATGGGATCCCGGCTTCGATTTCTCGAAAAACGACAGTTTCTATCAGTTCGCCATGCGCGGAGATGTCGATCTGTCGGATCGCATCCAACTGACGAACATCGCGTCCTACGCGCGATTTGAAACGCATATCCCCCTTGATCTCGACGGTACAATCTACCCGGCGGCCAGAAATTCGACAGACGGCACGATCAAGAGCTTCTCTGAGGAACTTCGTCTCGCAGGAAGCTTTGGCTCTGGCTTGCGCTGGATGATCGGGGGGGAACTACCAGAAGGATAA
- a CDS encoding NAD(P)H-dependent oxidoreductase — protein MQQIGRRRIYGREIRSPCNGCQSCPLPNGLSTWKNDDHFVYALEQRRDYDAGTLPDDIMAELGNVLAADFVMFSFPVFWFSVPALLQGWIDRVFISGLFYDGR, from the coding sequence CTGCAGCAAATTGGCCGTCGCCGGATTTACGGTCGCGAGATTCGATCTCCATGCAATGGATGTCAATCCTGTCCTCTCCCAAACGGACTTTCCACGTGGAAGAATGACGACCATTTCGTCTACGCCCTTGAACAGCGCCGTGACTACGACGCGGGCACGCTTCCCGATGACATCATGGCCGAGCTCGGCAACGTGCTAGCGGCCGACTTCGTCATGTTCAGTTTCCCGGTTTTCTGGTTCAGCGTTCCGGCGCTCCTGCAAGGATGGATCGACCGTGTATTCATCTCCGGCCTCTTTTACGACGGACGGTAA
- a CDS encoding TetR/AcrR family transcriptional regulator has product MDILEAAATLFAQRGYAATSVRDIGEQVGLLGGSLYHHIKSKEALFVRVHDIALQMAEDRIALAVSRAVDPWDRLEAACVTMLEIQLDPASLTMPLMNDFGTVPPEIRERLVAKRDAFETIFRNLVRDLPLDPSVDRGVYRLLLLTLLNNVSGWYRDGRLAPKEIARQIVLIFRQQAV; this is encoded by the coding sequence ATGGATATCTTGGAGGCCGCGGCAACCTTGTTTGCGCAGCGTGGATATGCGGCGACCTCTGTGCGTGACATTGGCGAACAGGTCGGCCTGCTGGGCGGCTCGCTCTATCACCACATCAAGTCGAAGGAAGCGCTGTTTGTCCGGGTCCACGATATTGCGCTGCAGATGGCCGAGGATCGCATAGCTCTGGCCGTTTCGCGAGCGGTCGATCCTTGGGACAGGCTGGAAGCGGCGTGTGTGACCATGTTGGAAATCCAGCTCGACCCGGCTTCCCTCACGATGCCGCTGATGAATGATTTCGGGACTGTGCCGCCGGAAATCCGGGAGCGGCTGGTCGCCAAGCGCGATGCGTTCGAGACGATTTTCCGCAACCTCGTGCGCGACCTGCCATTGGACCCGTCGGTGGATCGCGGCGTCTATCGCCTGCTGCTCCTCACACTGCTCAACAATGTAAGCGGCTGGTATCGCGACGGCCGGTTGGCGCCAAAGGAAATCGCGCGCCAGATAGTACTGATCTTCCGCCAGCAGGCTGTGTGA
- a CDS encoding thiolase family protein produces the protein MTAAYIVDYLRSPFTPAYRGALAEARPDDLAAAVIKALVGRSGIDPADIEDIILGCAFPEGEQGLNIARCAALIAGLPQSVGGSTINRWCGSSMQAVQMAAGAIAMGAGDVFVAGGVESMSRVPMMGFNPMPNPAWSDAQRTAFLNMGLTAENLTDRYAISREAQDTYSLGSQAKALAALADGRLAAELTPIGDVTEDGCPRATDNEKLAGLKAAFKADGSVTAGNSSPLTDGASAALVCSEDFVKRHNLTPLARIAGYAISGCAPEIMGIGPVEASRKALNRAGLTAGQIDVIEMNEAFAAQVLACCRDLDIEPARLNRDGGAIALGHPLGATGARLVGKASLLLRRDGGRYGLATQCIGGGQGIAMVLEAA, from the coding sequence ATGACCGCAGCCTATATCGTCGACTATCTGCGCAGTCCGTTCACGCCGGCCTATCGCGGTGCGCTCGCTGAGGCGCGCCCTGACGATCTGGCCGCAGCCGTCATCAAAGCGCTGGTAGGGCGCTCCGGGATCGACCCGGCCGATATTGAGGACATCATCCTGGGCTGCGCTTTCCCAGAAGGGGAGCAAGGTCTCAATATCGCTCGGTGTGCAGCGCTAATTGCGGGCCTGCCCCAGTCGGTGGGGGGTAGCACGATCAATCGCTGGTGCGGATCGTCGATGCAGGCTGTTCAGATGGCCGCGGGGGCCATCGCAATGGGGGCGGGCGACGTCTTCGTCGCCGGGGGCGTCGAGTCGATGAGCCGGGTGCCGATGATGGGCTTCAACCCCATGCCCAACCCCGCCTGGAGCGATGCGCAGCGCACCGCTTTCCTCAACATGGGCCTGACGGCCGAAAACCTTACCGACCGTTATGCCATCTCGCGAGAAGCGCAGGATACCTATTCGCTCGGAAGCCAGGCAAAGGCCCTGGCCGCCCTTGCCGACGGGCGATTGGCCGCGGAACTGACGCCGATCGGCGACGTAACGGAAGATGGTTGCCCGCGTGCGACGGACAACGAGAAACTGGCCGGGCTGAAGGCTGCGTTCAAAGCGGACGGGTCGGTCACGGCGGGCAATTCCTCACCGTTGACGGATGGCGCGTCGGCGGCGCTGGTCTGCTCGGAAGATTTCGTGAAGCGCCATAATCTGACCCCGCTGGCGCGGATCGCCGGCTATGCGATCTCTGGATGCGCCCCCGAAATCATGGGCATCGGCCCGGTTGAGGCCAGTCGCAAGGCATTGAACCGCGCCGGCCTTACCGCCGGGCAGATCGACGTCATTGAAATGAACGAAGCCTTCGCCGCCCAGGTTCTGGCCTGTTGCCGCGATCTTGATATCGAGCCGGCGCGCCTCAACCGCGATGGCGGGGCCATTGCGCTGGGTCATCCGCTGGGCGCGACCGGCGCCAGGCTGGTGGGCAAGGCTTCGCTTCTGTTGAGGCGTGATGGCGGCCGTTATGGGCTGGCGACCCAGTGCATCGGCGGCGGGCAAGGCATTGCCATGGTGCTGGAGGCGGCATGA